A stretch of Sphingomonas sp. JUb134 DNA encodes these proteins:
- a CDS encoding PAS domain-containing protein gives MHRSGYREEAYFSVSHAPAEDDDGNIVGMLAVCSEVTEQLVSERRLRLLRELGARAGEAREPAEAARDLVETMAEHPLDVPFAAIYLCEGDELIRTAAVGIPEHSVAAPPRMHQGAGAVWPVAAALRGQVTPVDDVQTLVPLVGGPYADPVRCALVLPITGVQGTALGVIIAGVSPNRSLDEGYRSFFELLAGQVSVAMRNARAREDERRRAEELAELDRAKTAFFSNVSHEFRTPLTLLLGPLEDALADSPDRLPAHRGELEMAHRNALRLLRLVNALLDFSRVEADRAEASFELVDLAALTADLSSNFRSAMEKAGLDFTVDVQPLPRPVAVDRSMYETIVLNLLSNAFKFTHQGSVRVRLAALDDGVELTVTDTGEGVAAEELPRLFERFHRIEGQNARSHEGSGIGLALVQKLVQLHGGTISAKSEGPGRGATFRVTLPYGRTIGDTAASATGSTRADAYVEEALRWLPGEAAASRTPLPDARPHLLLADDNADMRAYVERLLRDDYEVTAVANGTEALAAAKRMAPDLVLSDIMMPGLDGFALLRELRADPATAAVPIIFLSARAGEEARVESLEAGADDHIVKPFNAQELRARVAGAIRLADLRGEAASRERVLEAKLATSQAKAALADSEEQLRMLADALPVLITHVDKDLRYRFVNRTFEQWFDRRRENVIGQSVFDVVDPETLAQGRANIDGVLAGEHLSFEQELIFPDGVRRIVQAEYLPQLTSDGQTEGFYSLVQDVSATREQARLLADNERRMRTVLEAVSDGFYAIDADWRLILFNRAAERHFDRSRDEVLGRVMWNVFPEVAGTPFEDVLRRTMIDRVGSRQEMRSVLRPDRFVEIRTAPKEGGGIAVSFSDVTERKEAERHRELLVNELNHRVKNTLAVVQSLAVQSFRDERVPDHARRAFEGRLLALSDAHNLLTRESWASAPLRQIIENALRPFGGANRFDYAGPDLRIGSKASVSLALALHELCTNAAKYGALSQEGGRARIDCSVEQGEPPVFHLCWEEQGGPSVTPPSGRGFGSRLIERGLAAEIGGIVRLRYPPTGVVCEIEAPLPNMEGQE, from the coding sequence ATGCATCGTTCCGGCTATCGCGAAGAGGCGTACTTCTCGGTCAGCCATGCGCCGGCCGAAGATGACGACGGCAACATCGTCGGTATGCTGGCCGTGTGTTCGGAGGTGACCGAGCAGTTGGTGAGCGAACGACGGCTGCGCCTGTTGAGAGAACTCGGTGCGAGGGCCGGTGAAGCGCGCGAACCCGCCGAGGCCGCCCGCGACCTCGTCGAGACCATGGCCGAACATCCGCTCGACGTGCCCTTCGCCGCCATCTACCTCTGCGAGGGTGACGAACTGATCCGGACTGCGGCAGTCGGCATCCCGGAGCACAGCGTGGCCGCACCGCCCCGCATGCATCAGGGGGCGGGTGCCGTGTGGCCCGTCGCCGCGGCATTGCGCGGCCAGGTGACGCCGGTCGACGATGTGCAGACCCTGGTCCCGCTGGTCGGCGGACCCTATGCCGATCCCGTCCGCTGTGCCCTTGTCCTCCCGATCACCGGCGTGCAGGGAACGGCGCTGGGCGTGATCATTGCGGGCGTATCCCCGAACCGCTCGCTGGATGAAGGCTATCGCTCGTTCTTCGAGCTGCTGGCCGGCCAGGTTTCGGTCGCCATGCGCAACGCGCGCGCCCGCGAGGACGAGCGTCGGCGCGCCGAGGAGTTGGCTGAACTGGATCGGGCGAAGACCGCCTTCTTCTCCAACGTGTCGCACGAGTTCCGGACGCCCCTCACCCTGTTGCTCGGGCCGCTGGAGGACGCTCTGGCCGACAGCCCTGACCGCCTGCCTGCGCATCGCGGCGAGCTGGAGATGGCGCATCGCAATGCGCTACGTCTGCTCAGGCTGGTCAATGCGCTTCTCGATTTCTCGAGGGTAGAAGCCGATCGGGCCGAAGCGAGCTTCGAGCTCGTCGACCTTGCGGCGCTGACCGCCGATCTGTCCTCCAACTTCCGATCCGCGATGGAGAAGGCTGGCTTGGACTTCACCGTCGACGTTCAGCCCCTTCCTCGCCCCGTGGCGGTCGACCGCAGCATGTACGAGACGATCGTGCTCAACCTGTTGTCCAACGCCTTTAAGTTCACGCATCAAGGATCGGTCCGGGTTCGGCTGGCCGCCTTGGACGATGGGGTCGAACTCACCGTGACGGATACCGGCGAGGGCGTCGCGGCGGAGGAGCTGCCCCGGCTATTCGAGCGGTTCCACCGGATCGAGGGCCAGAACGCGCGCAGCCATGAAGGATCGGGGATCGGCCTGGCTTTGGTCCAGAAGCTGGTCCAACTCCACGGTGGCACGATATCGGCCAAGAGCGAGGGGCCGGGCCGCGGCGCGACCTTCAGGGTGACCCTGCCCTATGGCCGCACCATCGGCGACACAGCGGCTTCAGCCACCGGTTCCACCCGCGCAGACGCCTATGTCGAAGAAGCGCTTCGTTGGCTGCCCGGAGAGGCGGCAGCGTCCCGGACGCCCCTGCCCGACGCGCGGCCGCATCTTCTTCTGGCCGACGACAACGCGGACATGCGCGCCTATGTCGAGCGCCTGTTGCGCGACGACTATGAGGTGACGGCGGTCGCGAACGGCACGGAAGCCCTGGCAGCGGCAAAGCGGATGGCACCCGATCTCGTCCTGTCGGACATCATGATGCCCGGCCTGGACGGGTTCGCGCTCCTTCGGGAGCTGCGGGCGGACCCGGCCACGGCCGCCGTCCCGATCATTTTCCTGTCCGCACGCGCCGGTGAAGAGGCCAGGGTGGAAAGCCTGGAGGCCGGGGCGGACGATCATATCGTGAAGCCCTTCAACGCCCAGGAACTGCGCGCGCGTGTGGCCGGGGCGATCCGGCTGGCGGACCTTCGTGGCGAAGCAGCATCCCGCGAACGCGTGCTCGAGGCGAAGCTCGCGACCAGCCAGGCCAAGGCCGCACTTGCCGACAGTGAAGAGCAGTTGCGGATGCTGGCGGACGCGCTGCCCGTGCTCATCACGCATGTCGACAAGGATCTGCGGTACCGGTTCGTGAACCGGACCTTCGAGCAGTGGTTTGACCGGCGGCGCGAGAACGTGATCGGACAGTCGGTGTTCGACGTTGTGGACCCGGAAACGCTCGCCCAAGGGAGAGCGAACATCGACGGCGTGCTGGCGGGCGAGCACCTCTCCTTCGAGCAGGAGTTGATCTTTCCCGATGGGGTGCGCCGTATCGTACAGGCCGAATACCTGCCCCAGCTGACGTCCGACGGGCAAACAGAGGGCTTTTACAGCCTGGTTCAGGACGTGAGCGCCACGCGGGAGCAGGCGCGTCTGCTCGCCGACAACGAGCGCCGAATGCGAACGGTCCTGGAGGCTGTGTCCGACGGCTTCTACGCCATCGATGCGGACTGGCGGCTGATCCTGTTCAACCGTGCCGCCGAACGCCATTTCGATCGGTCCCGCGACGAGGTGCTTGGCCGCGTCATGTGGAACGTTTTCCCCGAAGTGGCCGGTACGCCGTTCGAGGATGTCCTTCGTCGCACCATGATCGACCGGGTCGGGAGCCGGCAGGAAATGCGGTCGGTGCTGAGGCCGGATCGATTCGTCGAGATACGAACGGCTCCCAAGGAGGGCGGCGGCATCGCGGTGTCCTTCTCCGACGTCACGGAGCGCAAGGAGGCCGAAAGGCACCGCGAACTGCTTGTGAACGAACTCAACCACCGCGTGAAGAACACGCTGGCGGTCGTGCAGTCGCTTGCAGTGCAATCGTTCAGGGATGAGCGCGTTCCCGATCACGCGAGGCGCGCGTTCGAGGGCAGGTTGTTGGCCCTGTCGGACGCCCATAATCTCCTGACACGGGAGAGCTGGGCGTCTGCGCCGCTCCGGCAGATCATCGAAAATGCGCTTCGGCCTTTCGGCGGGGCCAACCGCTTCGACTATGCGGGACCCGACCTTCGCATCGGGTCCAAGGCGTCCGTCAGTCTGGCGCTTGCGCTGCATGAGCTGTGCACCAATGCCGCCAAATATGGTGCGCTTTCGCAAGAAGGCGGGCGCGCCCGGATCGACTGCAGCGTCGAGCAAGGTGAGCCACCCGTCTTTCACCTGTGCTGGGAGGAACAGGGTGGCCCGTCGGTTACGCCACCGTCAGGCCGGGGCTTCGGTTCACGCTTGATCGAACGCGGGCTGGCAGCGGAAATCGGCGGGATAGTGCGTTTGCGCTATCCGCCAACAGGGGTGGTCTGCGAGATCGAGGCTCCCCTGCCGAACATGGAAGGGCAGGAATGA
- a CDS encoding response regulator yields MTLTGKRVLVVEDEMLVAMNLEDLLIERGAEVVGPAMRLDTALELARTERFDVAVLDINLHGGRSYPVAETLRERKIPFIFATGYGHAEGAEGYAEVPTLTKPYRASELADALERALTASESD; encoded by the coding sequence ATGACACTCACCGGCAAGCGTGTGCTCGTGGTGGAAGACGAGATGCTGGTCGCCATGAACCTTGAAGACCTGCTGATCGAACGGGGGGCCGAGGTGGTAGGGCCCGCCATGCGTCTCGACACGGCGCTGGAACTTGCCCGGACCGAACGGTTCGACGTGGCGGTGCTGGACATCAATCTCCACGGTGGCCGATCGTACCCGGTTGCCGAGACCCTGCGCGAGCGCAAGATCCCCTTCATTTTTGCGACCGGCTACGGCCACGCGGAAGGCGCCGAAGGATATGCGGAAGTCCCGACGCTGACGAAACCATACCGGGCCAGCGAACTTGCTGACGCACTGGAACGCGCGCTCACGGCCAGCGAGTCGGATTAG